The Drosophila gunungcola strain Sukarami chromosome 3L unlocalized genomic scaffold, Dgunungcola_SK_2 000003F, whole genome shotgun sequence genome contains a region encoding:
- the LOC128258755 gene encoding LOW QUALITY PROTEIN: tetraspanin-18 (The sequence of the model RefSeq protein was modified relative to this genomic sequence to represent the inferred CDS: deleted 1 base in 1 codon), whose amino-acid sequence MVFDCGVWCAKYLLCIFNFIFFVLGTIIFGVGLWLAVDKHSLIALLKLAESERIEQFTQPQVIEQLAYVLLVIGAVMFFMSFLGYLGAMRESRCLLSTYGTFLILLLVAEIVAGGLAAFYKDKVRAESKNFLQTTITSYSLGENVDATSLMWNQLMGNFGCCGINDYRDFEASPAWVSGKGNRTIPEACCILKDVAKLVPRDEDCATNPSDSNSFYKKGCYEVFTEWLIAQRELIIVAIVVGIVHLVLIILAFALCKAFAKYNDMRL is encoded by the exons ATGGTCTTCGACTGTGGAGTCTGGTGTGCAAAGTATTTGCTTTGcatattcaattttatatttttc GTGCTAGGCACAATTATATTCGGCGTCGGACTATGGCTGGCCGTGGACAAGCACTCGCTGATTGCTCTCCTCAAGTTGGCCGAGAGTGAGCGCATTGAG CAATTTACACAGCCGCAGGTCATAGAGCAGCTGGCCTATGTTCTGCTCGTCATCGGAGCCGTCATGTTCTTCATGAGCTTCTTGGGCTATCTGGGAGCCATGCGAGAGTCCCGCTGTCTGCTGTCGACG TACGGAACCTTTTTGATACTTTTGCTGGTGGCCGAGATCGTGGCCGGC GGACTGGCCGCCTTCTACAAGGACAAGGTGCGGGCCGAGAGCAAAAACTTCTTGCAGACGACCATCACCAGCTATTCGCTGGGCGAGAATGTGGATGCCACCTCGCTGATGTGGAACCAGCTGATGGGCAACTTCGGCTGCTGTGGCATCAACGACTACCGCGACTTTGAGGCCTCGCCGGCGTGGGTGAGCGGCAAGGGTAACCGCACCATTCCGGAGGCGTGCTGCATCCTCAAGGATGTGGCCAAGTTGGTGCCACGCGACGAAGACTGTGCAACCAATCCCAGCGACAGCAACAGTTTCTACAAGAAG GGCTGCTACGAAGTCTTTACCGAGTGGCTGATTGCACAACGTGAACTGATCATCGTGGCCATCGTGGTGGGCATTGTGCACCTGGTCCTGATCATTCTAGCCTTTGCCCTGTGCAAGGCCTTTGCCAAATACAACGACATGCGCCTGTAA
- the LOC128258775 gene encoding LOW QUALITY PROTEIN: otoferlin (The sequence of the model RefSeq protein was modified relative to this genomic sequence to represent the inferred CDS: deleted 1 base in 1 codon) produces the protein MSYMEDCFAGAPQEFLICITVHKAVQVGVTSGDLYVRISLDKMTKTTKSFPNTENPFFNEYFVFEFHCTLTELLRLTILFELKKHMTYKKNVLVAELLVDLHSVWNQSNHGYFKKWGRLEAPIGEHQSLEATTQSHGYLQLDLAIVSQHSTIITGLRSEDQDNQNLNKWSVDHDYDDIEKNLLTNVSSFAPSNIRYFVAFYRGYFTKQSNYMIQVSFAGFNGKTPVARNTTTPVWNHEINFAWMYPSVAQRFLILILAHEHLQWKCVAEYEGVPRRDRFKATPSLGPTYLHLYDPVNPMTYVGRLLMELRSEMLKDSQPSRILDSKTVSGLDESRFWLDDVYLVEFLPILGQHIHTTATAYKISARLAEHSSNVLEGLLSTPLGRFQSAVHTRSFRRDAPFRSCMFRVRLPDNRAKYESDFFMLDLVNYMRSELETFKIFQLKHPLQEEEQAKCLKAIVGNILTRIKEGLDAHRFDHDVQPQRTTWDFNRQLYLLDYFAKLPQELHQVKQKLRSCFLEHLDATIADVVIELQRLVAEIGGLSSMARLQDEWPELVLSLSAGGKDLGVCRLNAKLFLHLQNQNQETLCWRLKSFSFKASSCTHTCPNCGCTTAIVLGCLSIVVERERKEFLSVISGDWTSIEPMLWQPNPAQTHFLCHVYVHQAKVRPGGEKKNVCDSHLRILFAGQACETYTSPGTLSPIWNAVITFNNLSLPGSVNLYLKNPPLLSVEFYNTERSLPDDLVGMGSVPVSVISEDRATDSNWEDDGGLSWSRKPLQKLQRLKHLTPPPLKWVPVARKGSVQAEVLMSAELIELSLHFIGQDIKKEPILATGIPPVIRPNMQNFVLEVFFVGLRNYSKSSMSSAGKRKIKVMMGDLVLTSGPSTARVRNCINFLVAYASGVVSLPDQQEYWPAIIATDVLLSGFSSESVLGAALIPNSSGFLQRNRKLKCVPKMEQASREDSTTVSVDDDDEEEEEEEDELEWEEEETKPTRISNWWMRFMFALGLRPAAYANRQALRYNGDLDDGEVVEEREFTWWTKFYNSMYWSAAEMSHDHKHRLVIYHEELEKQAQFGYLQDWAVPVQLVHGVKFKKQAPPKEDIYATLKLQLKLTPCQCPVLEDPGGGGDMTRPIANPIHPRYQSTLQSLNTIIKLIVRVYIVQGVQMRPRDLKGDSDCYVKLFLGGKMISDRAHFSPNHSNPVFGRLFEMEATLPGDHMLQIMVYDHDKIKDEVIGQTTIDLEDRWRTRHRATVGLANEYTRSGYNHWHDLNLPSEILISLCYRRGIQPPHYYGNVIEVDGMLFGDETVISKDEELHERLSLAVLKNMEKLPSFGYKLVPEHVETRSLCRDDFPNVEQGKLQMWIELFEANFYVPNPIDITPVPPADFEVRVVVKNLHGIQAGDKNIFGKLMSDIYVIGWCEDEDKRQTTDIHYRSFAGDAAFNWRLVFGMKYSPNEDLMVVRRKAGLLEEMEFKKPPVIYLQVWDKDVLSKDEYLAALELNLSNMYAPYPNVQLCKPYPKTRKRINLFKRKVISGWFPLQSNLHPSQRSQAKVRNGKIQLDIEICSDVEASNRPAGRGQDPPMALEPPYRPDTSFNPLTHPCKSLRLILWPVIRKYVLWTVFILILILGLVIFFSNLPGKLMTIPLE, from the exons ATGAGCTACATGGAGGACTGTTTTGCGGGTGCTCCGCAGGAGTTTCTCATCTGCATTACCGTCCACAAGGCCGTTCAAGTGGGTGTGACCTCAGGTGACCTATATGTGAGGATCAGTCTGGACAAAATGACCAAGACTACCAAGTCGTTCCCTAACACCGAGAATCCCTTTTTCAATGAG TACTTTGTCTTTGAGTTCCACTGCACCTTAACCGAACTCCTGCGCCTAACGATCCTTTTTGAGCTCAAGAAGCATATGACCTACAAGAAAAATGTGCTGGTGGCTGAGTTGCTGGTGGATCTGCATAGTGTATGGAACCAGTCCAATCACGGCTATTTCAAGAAGTGGGGCCGCCTGGAGGCACCCATTGGGGAACACCAATCCCTGGAGGCTACCACACAATCTCACGGCTATTTGCAACTCGATCTGGCCATTGTATCCCAGCACAGTACGATAATCACTGGTCTAAGATCTGAGGATCAGGACAACCAAAACCTGAACAAGTGGTCGGTGGATCACGATTATGATGACATCGAGAA GAACCTCCTAACCAACGTGAGCTCGTTCGCTCCCAGCAACATCCGCTACTTTGTCGCCTTCTACCGGGGTTACTTCACCAAGCAGAGCAACTACATGATTCAAGTATCGTTCGCCGGCTTCAAT GGCAAAACGCCGGTGGCCAGGAACACGACGACGCCTGTGTGGAACCACGAGATCAACTTTGCCTGGATGTATCCATCGGTGGCGCAGCGATTCCTCATCCTAATTTTGGCCCACGAGCATCTGCAGTGGAAGTGCGTGGCTGAGTACGAAGGTGTCCCTCGAAGAGATCGCTTTAAGG CAACCCCATCGCTGGGCCCCACCTACCTTCATCTCTACGATCCCGTCAACCCAATGACCTATGTGGGTCGCCTGCTAATGGAACTTCGTTCTGAGATGTTAAAGGATTCCCAGCCCAGTCGCATTTTGGACTCAAAGACAGTGTCTGGCTTGGATGAGTCACGTTTTTGGCTCGACGATGTCTACCTGGTTGAGTTTCTTCCAATACTCGGTCAACACATCCACACAACGGCTACCGCGTACAAGATCTCTGCGAGATTGGCAGAGCACAGCTCTAATGTG CTGGAGGGTCTACTAAGTACACCTTTGGGTCGCTTTCAATCCGCCGTCCATACAAGAAGTTTCCGTCGAGATGCACCCTTTCGCAGCTGCATGTTTCGTGTGCGTTTGCCGGACAATCGAGCCAAGTATGAAAGCGATTTCTTTATGCTGGACTTGGTCAATTATATG CGTTCTGAATTGGAAACCTTCAAGATCTTCCAGCTGAAGCATCCTCTACAGGAAGAGGAGCAGGCCAAGTGCCTGAAGGCAATTGTGGGTAACATTTTAACCAGGATAAAGGAGGGTCTAGATGCCCACCGTTTCGACCACGACGTTCAACCCCAGCGCACCACCTGGGATTTCAACAGGCAGCTTTACCTACTCGACTACTTCGCCAAACTGCCACAGGAACTGCATCAAGTGAAACAGAAGCTGCGCAGCTGCTTCTTGGAGCACCTGGATGCCACCATTGCTGATGTGGTTATTGAGCTGCAACGTCTGGTGGCCGAAATAGGAGGCCTTTCTAGCATGGCTCGCTTGCAGGACGAGTGGCCGGAATTGGTCCTGTCCTTGAGTGCAGGTGGAAAAGATTTGGGAGTTTGCCGGCTAAACGCCAAGCTctttttacatttacaaaatcaaaatcaagaGACATTGTGCTGGCGATTAAAGAGCTTCTCCTTCAAAGCCTCGAGTTGTACGCACACCTGTCCCAACTGTGGTTGCACAACGGCCATAGTCTTGGGATGTCTGTCCATTGTGGTGGAACGTGAGCGAAAGGAGTTTCTCTCGGTGATCAGTGGGGATTGGACCAGCATCGAACCCATGCTGTGGCAACCAAATCCTGCACAGACGCACTTCCTCTGCCACGTTTACGTTCACCAGGCCAAAGTTCGTCCTGGAGGCGAAAAGAAGAACGTCTGTGATTCCCATTTGCGGATCCTGTTCGCTGGGCAGGCATGTGAAACTTATACATCCCCCGGAACCCTTTCGCCCATTTGGAATGCAGTcataacatttaataatttgtctCTCCCCGGAAGTGTTAATCTATACTTGAAGAATCCTCCTCTTCTCTCTGTGGAGTTCTACAATACAGAACGAAGTCTTCCCGATGATCTTGTGGGCATGGGCAGTGTGCCAGTGAGCGTTATTAGCGAGGATCGGGCCACTGACTCCAACTGGGAGGATGATGGTGGACTGAGTTGGTCCCGAAAACCCCTTCAAAAGTTGCAAAGGCTGAAGCACCTAACTCCACCTCCTCTTAAATGGGTGCCAGTAGCCAGGAAGGGTTCTGTTCAAGCAGAGGTCTTGATGTCAGCGGAGCTCATTGAGCTATCATTGCATTTCATCGGTCAGGATATAAAGAAGGAGCCAATACTCGCCACGGGAATTCCGCCTGTCATTAGACCCAATATGCAGAACTTTgt CCTAGAGGTTTTCTTCGTTGGACTGCGCAACTACTCCAAAAGCAGCATGAGTTCGGCGGGCAAGCGGAAGATCAAGGTTATGATGGGTGATCTGGTTTTGACCAGTGGACCCTCCACAGCGCGCGTCCGGAATTGCATTAACTTCCTGGTGGCCTATGCTTCGGGTGTGGTT AGTCTCCCAGATCAGCAGGAATACTGGCCAGCGATCATAGCCACCGATGTACTGCTCTCCGGCTTCAGCAGTGAATCAGTTTTGGGAGCTGCTCTCATACCCAACTCCTCGGGTTTCCTGCAACGCAACAGGAAGCTCAAATGTGTGCCCAAAATGGAGCAGGCTTCCCGAGAAGATTCCACCACGGTGAGTGTGGATGACgacgatgaggaggaggaggaggaggaggacgaacTGGAGTGGGAAGAGGAAGAGACCAAGCCCACCAGGATTAGCAACTGGTGGATGCGATTCATGTTTGCTCTGGGTCTACGGCCCGCTGCCTATGCCAATCGCCAGGCTTTGAGGTACAATGGTGATCTGGATGACGGCGAAGTGGTCGAAGAACGAGAGTTCACCTGGTGGACCAAGTTCTACAACTCAATGTACTGGAGTGCGGCGGAGATGAGCCACGATCATAAGCATCGCCTGGTCATCTACCACGAAGAACTGGAGAAGCAGGCTCAGTTTGGTTACCTCCAGGATTGGGCCGTGCCTGTCCAGTTGGTTCATGGGGTGAAGTTCAAGAAGCAGGCTCCCCCCAAAGAGGATATCTATGCCACCTTGAAGCTGCAACTCAAGTTGACCCCTTGTCAGTGCCCAGTGCTCGAGGACCCCGGAGGTGGTGGGGACATGACCCGCCCCATTGCAAACCCCATACATCCGCGATATCAGTCCACTCTTCAGTCATTGAATACGATCATTAAGCTAATCGTACGTGTTTATATAGTGCAGGGTGTGCAGATGCGTCCTCGTGATTTAAAAGGCGACTCCGATTGCTATGTGAAGCTCTTTCTGGGCGGTAAAATGATCTCCGATCGAGCCCACTTCTCCCCCAACCATAGCAATCCGGTCTTTGGCCGTCTATTTGAAATGGAGGCCACGCTACCCGGCGATCATATGCTGCAGATAATGGTGTATGATCACGACAAGATCAAGGACGAAGTGATCGGTCAGACAACCATCGATTTGGAGGATCGCTGGAGGACGAGGCATCGAGCCACAGTGGGCTTGGCCAACGAGTATACACGAAGCGGCTATAACCACTGGCACGACCTGAACTTGCCCTCGGAAATTCTCATAAGTCTCTGCTATCGGAGGGGTATTCAGCCTCCCCACTATTATGGCAATGTGATTGAAGTGGACGGAATGCTTTTCGGAGATGAAACTGTAATATCAAAGG ATGAGGAGCTGCATGAACGACTTAGTCTAGCAGTGCTTAAGAACATGGAAAAGTTGCCCTCTTTTGGCTACAAGCTGGTTCCCGAGCATGTGGAGACCCGTTCCCTTTGTCGCGATGACTTTCCAAACGTCGAACAG GGTAAACTCCAGATGTGGATCGAGCTGTTCGAGGCGAACTTTTATGTGCCCAATCCCATCGACATAACCCCAGTGCCGCCTGCGGATTTCGAGGTGCGTGTTGTGGTCAAAAATCTGCATGGAATTCAGGCGGGcgacaaaaacatttttggcaaACTAATGAGCGACATTTACGTGATAGG CTGGTGCGAGGATGAGGACAAGCGCCAAACGACCGATATCCATTACCGCTCATTTGCGGGCGATGCGGCATTTAATTGGCGCTTGGTCTTCGGCATGAAGTATTCCCCCAACGAGGACCTG atggTTGTTCGCCGCAAGGCCGGTCTGCTGGAGGAGATGGAGTTCAAGAAGCCTCCGGTTATCTATCTGCAGGTCTGGGACAAGGATGTGCTATCCAAGGATGAGTATCTGGCCGCCCTTGAGCTAAACCTCTCCAATATGTACGCTCCGTATCCGAACGTCCAGCTTTGCAAGCCATATCCCAAAACGAGGAAGCGCATCAATCTCTTCAAGCGCAAGGTCATCAGCGGTTGGTTTCCCCTTCAAAGTAATTTACATCCTTCGCAACGCTCACAAGCTAAGGTTAGAAAT GGTAAAATCCAGCTTGATATTGAGATCTGCTCGGATGTGGAGGCCTCCAACCGACCGGCGGGTCGTGGACAGGACCCACCAATGGCCTTGGAGCCACCGTA CCGGCCGGATACATCTTTCAACCCGCTGACGCATCCCTGCAAGTCCCTAAGGCTCATCCTGTGGCCCGTCATTCGAAAATATGTCCTGTGGACTGTATTTATATTAATCCTTATCCTGGGACTGGTGATCTTCTTTTCTAATCTGCCCGGCAAGCTAATGACAATCCCACTTGAGTGa